In Penicillium oxalicum strain HP7-1 chromosome VII, whole genome shotgun sequence, one DNA window encodes the following:
- a CDS encoding Ras-related C3 botulinum toxin substrate 1 produces the protein MSEINVAAIVTPKPEKFEEAAALITEVIQKVQANEPGTLLYSAFPVQGKKEIVIVERYKDQAAVKAHTKTPYFREFSTKIAPLLAKPTDIRAGSFLNGARGVARLFDNYTASVMVDGRPISLGLWDTAGQEDYDRLRPLSYPQTDVFLICFSIVSPPSFDNVKAKWFPEIEHHAPNVPIILVGTKLDLRDDRATIESLRARKMEPVSYEQALAVAKEIRAHKYLECSALTQRNLKSVFDEAIR, from the exons ATGTCCGAAATCAACGTCGCCGCCATCGTTACTCCCAAGCCGGAGAAATTCGAAGAG GCTGCTGCCCTCATCACCGAGGTGATCCAAAAGGTGCAAGCGAACGAACCCGGCACTCTCCTCTACTCGGCCTTTCCGGTACAAGGTAAAAAGGAGATTGTGATTGTCGAACG ATACAAGGATCAAGCTGCGGTCAAGGCACACACCAAAACCCCATACTTCCGCGAGTTCTCGACCAAGATTGCGCCGTTGTTGGCCAAGCCTACCGACATTCGAGCGGGGTCATTCTTGAACGGCGCCCGGGGAGTTGCGCGGCT CTTTGACAACTACACGGCCAGTGTGATGGTGGATGGTCGACCCATCAGCTTGGGACTTTGGGATACCGCTGGACAGGAAGATTATGATCGTCTGAGACCGCTGTCGTACCCACAAACCGACGTCTTCTTGATCTGTTTCTCAATCGTCAGCCCTCCATCATTCGATAACGTGAAAGCCAAG TGGTTCCCCGAAATTGAACATCACGCGCCCAATGTCCCTATCATTTTGGTCGGTACCAAGCTCGACTTGCGTGATGACCGCGCCACAATCGAATCTCTGCGTGCTCGCAAGATGGAACCGGTTTCATACGAGCAGGCTTTGGCCGTCGCCAAGGAAATCCGTGCACACAAGTATCTGGAATGCTCAGCTCTGACCCAGCGCAACCTGAAGAGTGTCTTTGACGAAGCCATCCGGTGA
- a CDS encoding Protein CMS1, whose product MADSKAPQGLSAKLDKKRKRQAEETTKEDKPEPAPAADSTAGGEGSGKKKRKKNKKNKAQSEQDVKSQDRKSGIDESIGKMDGRLLADYFAQRAQKLDKELSAVELGDLSVPDSAFLDTTSFAEPRNLEKLPSYLKSFSPKGADLAKASEQKGTPHTLVISAAALRAADVVRALRSFQTKESIVGKLFAKHIKLEEAKQFLERARTGIGAGTPARISDLIECGSLKLDELQRIVIDGSHIDQKQRGIFDMKETHFPLLKLLTRPELRDRYGASKNKVQILVF is encoded by the exons ATGGCTGACAGCAAAGCTCCACAAGGCCTTTCGGCCAAGCTCgacaagaagcgcaagcgtcAGGCCGAGGAAACGACGAAGGAGGACAAGCCCGAACCCGCACCCGCAGCAGACTCGACCGCCGGCGGAGAAGGGtcgggcaagaagaagcgcaagaagaataaGAAGAACAAGGCGCAGTCCGAGCAGGATGTCAAGTCGCAAGATCGGAAGAGCGGGATTGACGAATCCATTGGCAAAATGGACGGGCGGTTGTTGGCCGACTACTTTGCTCAACGAGCGCAAAAGCTCGACAAGGAGCTTTCAGCCGTGGAATTGGGTGATCTTTCTGTTCCAG ACTCTGCTTTCCTCGACACAACGTCGTTTGCCGAGCCACGGAATCTGGAAAAGCTTCCCAGCTACCTCAAGTCATTCAGCCCCAAGGGCGCCGACCTTGCAAAAGCATCGGAGCAGAAAGGAACTCCGCATACATTGGTTATTTCTGCCGCTGCACTCAGAGCTGCAGATGTTGTCAG AGCACTTCGAAGCTTTCAAACGAAAGAGTCCATTGTTGGCAAATTATTTGCCAAGCACATCAAGTTGGAAGAGGCCAAGCAGTTCCTTGAGCGTGCGCG GACTGGAATTGGCGCTGGTACCCCGGCTAGAATATCAGATTTGATTGAGTGTG GTTCCCTGAAGCTGGATGAGTTACAGCGCATCGTCATCGACGGATCTCATATCGATCAGAAGCAGCGTGGGATTTTCGACATGAAGGAGACACATTTCCCTCTTCTGAAGCTTTTGACACGACCAGAATTGCGTGACAGATATGGCGCTTCGAAGAATAAGGTGCAGATTCTTGTATTCTAG